Below is a genomic region from Methanoculleus thermophilus.
GAACTAAAGGCACGAAAATACTGGTACCAGGTCAAAGAGATCAAGATCAAAGTGATCCTCCATAACCTAACGAAGGCAGTACAAACAGTCGTGATTGTCGTTGTCTGGAAGGAATTCAACAGAGCCGATCATTCACCAAAACGAGCCCGTCCTCCGAATCTCCGGGCGCTACCGGGACTTCGCGGTCTATGAGACCGCCATCCTCGGGTTCCTCTGCCATGCTTCGGGCGTGGCGTCGGCGGCGGCCCATATCCGGCTCGCAGCTCAGGATCGCCCGGTCTACTCCTTTGGTTCGCGCCGCCAGCACCCGGCGATTGCCGCGATGGTCGAGCGGGCGGCCTGGATCGGCGGGGTGGACGGGGTGAGCAATACCTGTGCGCCTGAGGGGATCCCGCTCGCGGGGACGATGCCGCATGCCTTCGTGATGTGCTACCCGGGGACGGAGGAGGCCTGGTCTGCGTTTGCCCGGGGAGCGGGGCCGGAGGTGCCGCGGATCATGCTCGCCGATACGTTCGCCGACGAAAAGATGGAGGCGGTGAGGGCGGCGGCGTGCGGGGCGAAGGCGGTCCGGCTGGACACCCCGCGGTCGCGGCGGGGGAACATGCGGGCGATCATCGAGGAGGTGCGCTGGGAGCTCGATATCCACGGCTATCCGGACGTCAAGATCTTCCTCTCCGGGGGGCTCACCCGCGCCGACGTCGCAGCCTACCGCGATATCGTGGATGCCTTCGGGGTCGGGGGGGGCGATCGCGAACGCGCCGGTGATCGACTTTGCAATGGACATCGTCGAGGTCGAGGGGAAGCCCATCGCAAAGCGCGGGAAACGAAGCGGCGTAAAGCAGGTCTACGAGATGCCGGACGGCCGGCGGGTCACGCTGCCCCTCGCCGCCCCGGCGCCGGAGGACACAGTGCCGCTCCTCGTCCCCTTCATCAGGAACGGCACCGTCGTCGCGCGCCCGGAGATGGATGATGCGCGGGAGCGGGTGCTCTCCCGGCTATCAGGCCTCGCGGACGCGTGATATGGAGGTGAGGGGCCGGAATCCTTTTTATCTGATGACGATCAACATAGTAGGGTAACAGGGGCCGATAG
It encodes:
- a CDS encoding nicotinate phosphoribosyltransferase, with the translated sequence MSGRNSTEPIIHQNEPVLRISGRYRDFAVYETAILGFLCHASGVASAAAHIRLAAQDRPVYSFGSRRQHPAIAAMVERAAWIGGVDGVSNTCAPEGIPLAGTMPHAFVMCYPGTEEAWSAFARGAGPEVPRIMLADTFADEKMEAVRAAACGAKAVRLDTPRSRRGNMRAIIEEVRWELDIHGYPDVKIFLSGGLTRADVAAYRDIVDAFGVGGGDRERAGDRLCNGHRRGRGEAHRKARETKRRKAGLRDAGRPAGHAAPRRPGAGGHSAAPRPLHQERHRRRAPGDG